The Marasmius oreades isolate 03SP1 chromosome 9, whole genome shotgun sequence sequence GAAGGCTAAAGCTGAAAgcgagggagagagagagcgaATATCACGTGATGATCGATTTAGGTTTCCCGACCTCACCACGAAAAATCCAAATGGACTGAATGGGAGGGAAGGGTCCACTTGATGTCCCTTATTTTGAACCCCGACTGCTCTTATTTGATAAGATATCTAAGATCAAGTTAGGTCGTCTCGGGGTTTTCGGAGCACGTAGATTGCAACCCTGACGTCCATCGAGATGAGATACTGGACCTCAGGAATGTACATATTATAGTAGTATATAGTTCTTTTATTTTTGCTTCCTACAGCTACATCTTCCTGGAACTCAAGCATCATCTAGTACCAATCTGGGAACCACGTTCATAGCCATCAACTAGACCGGAAACCTCAATATTGCTGACCCAAACAAGCCAAGAAACCAACTCACCTCCTGAAATAACAGTTTGGCAGCATAAGGAATAGTCAACTTGGCCACCTTCTTCGAACTCTTGCAAAACGTACACCATCCATTATACCCCAACAACCCACATTCCTGACATGCGTTCACTTCAAACTTGTCGGAGGATAACATCAGACGTTCCAATAAAAGTTGGGTAGCTCCATATCCAATGAGGCAATCTCGTTCCATTTCTCCTAATCGTAGACCACCTTCTCGAGATCGACCTTCCGTGGGTTGACGGGTGAGCGTTGCGCGAGGACCtctatcatcatcatcgaagGATGTGAGTATATACTGAAAAGGAACTAAGAAAACCCAAAGCTTGCCTTGCACGAGCATGCATTTTATCCATCACCATGTGTTCTATGAACCAAACGTAAACAACTGGAGCCTAATAATCCAGGAAAATCCGTTTTGCTCACTTAATTTCTGAAATTAACGCAAAGGGATCGTTCAGTTTCGAGTAGCGGAGGAACAGAAGCCTTGGATATACCTGATAATAGATAGGCCCAAAATAAACATATGCTTCCAGCGGTTCACCAGTAATCCCGCTCGTAAGCATATCTTTGCCAGAATAGCTGAATCCGTGTTCTATCAACAGCCTACTCATGTCTTCCACCTGCCGTAGAACACTTAGTCGAAAGTTATATTATTCCGTTGAACCACCGTACCTTCGATCCTCCAAACGCGGTTCCGTATTGGAGTTTACCACAAAGAACACCTGCCTACGGGTAAAGTACAGATATAAGATAAAGCATGGGATAGAGACAGAAATTCCAGACCTTTCCAGCAAGCAGCTCTATCATCTTCCCAACCGTCATCCGGGACGGGAACCCATGAGGGTTCATGATCGTATCTGAACAGAAAGAGATATTCAATATCAAAATGTGCACCACAAATCCAAGTGGAAACCCCACCAGGAACAATCCCCTGATCATTGAATGGCATATCCTCCTGATTCACAATCAATCCACATACACCCTTCTGCCCATGCCTACTCGAAAATTTATCTCCCAACTCCGGTCTCCGAGTCTGCCGTATCAGCACTTTGATCAACGTCTGATCATTCTCCGTCTCACTGATCATCACTTTATCAATAATTCCCGCAACCGGTGATTTGTAAGTCATCGGTGTGTTCTTGTAAGGAACACTAGGACTGGTTGCTTGGCCAGTAAAAGTGTTGTCGTTCGCGTTGACCGGAGACTGTTTGTTGACGTATACATCCCCTGGGTCGACTCGTTCGTTTACTCCAGCTAGACCGTCAGGTTGGACGATGTCATACTTCTTTGCGATTCTCCCATTCTCATCCAATGGAGCATCCGCTAAGCGGTCAAAGCTGTTAGGTTGTTAAGGATGGTATCGAGGGACAGATGTAAGGAAGGGCAACAGCTACTCACGTTCCATTAGGATACTTTCGTATCAACGTCGTATTCTTCCTTAAGACTTGACATCGTCCATACCCTCGATCAAGACTAGCCTAGAAACAACATATTAGGCCCCATCATTCAGTAACGTCGCTCAAATGCCCCACACACCTTATTCAAGATAAGCGCATCTTCAATATCATATCCTGAAAAACTCATAACTGCCACCGTCGCATTCTGCCCCGCCGGAAGCCGATCGTACCCCACAAGCTCGattgtcttcgtcttcaccATAGGCTGTTGTGGATAGACCGAAAGATACAAAAGTGTATCAATCCGATTGAACTGGTTATACCCGATCGCACCAATAGCTTGTTTTCCCATCGCGCATTGGTATGTGTTTCGTGGGGATTGATTATGGTGAGGGTATGGAATGAGACCCGCTACGGCTCCGAGAAGAGTGAAGGGCTCGATTTCAAGATGCGTGGTTCCAGGTACGATATTGGATTCATATAACGCGATATAAGTGTCATTTTCTTCGTTCACGTCGAGGTACTCAACCAGCCCAAGTCTGAGGAAATCGTCGAACACGAGTTTTCCTTTTTTCAATTCCTGCCGAGGCGAATACAGCTCAGAAACCGGTGACGAAATTGAACTCAGTACTCCTACCGAAATATGCTCTGAAGTCACTCTTGGTCGTATATTCTCCACAATGATCATAGGTCGACATATACGACCACCGTCGCTCGCAATGTGGACTGACTTGTGATGATGATTGATGTAAACGCTCACGAACTCGCTGAACCGTCTCGCCCTACGAAGTTTCCGGAATTGTGCCACGAATCGAGATGGGTATCGAGTGAGGCCTATGATGTTTCCGTTCACGTTCACGACGAAAGTGTGTGGGCCATAGATTTCCGTCCCAGTTGCCGAGGCGATATCTGAAAGATACATTAATCTGGATCCAAAATGGCGAGCTGACTGAGAGCGCACCTTCAACACCCAACATATACGCCAACTTGATGATAGGCCCCTCATCCACATCCGTAGTAATATGCGTCATAAGCGCTAGATTTTTCACCAAACCACATGCTTCCCCCTCTGGCGTATCACTAGGACAAAGCATTCCCCACTGACTAGGTTGCAAAGCTCTCGGACCACTGACCTTTCTAGTCTTTTCGAATTGTGAAGAAATCCTGGTCATCATTCCAAGAGCCGAGATGAAACTAAGGCGACTGAGCACATGCGTTACACCCGCACGCTCCATCCTAAACCGTtttagcgcccaatttcctGTCGCTATAGCACGAACAAAACCGGAGGTGATGTGATCGCCCATGAACTGCATCGTGTTGTACGCATCGAATTCGCTTGTTCGAGATGGTTTCTTGAGCACTTTGTCGATAGCAGACTTAAGATTGGAATTATATGTTTTGAAGAGGTCTTCGAATAGAAGTGCAAGCAATTGACCTGCCCTTAAACGAAAATTAAGCAAATAGTAGTAAGAGAGATGGGCAGAACCTTACAATTCCAATCGTTTATTCCCGACATAGTCCCGATCATCGACCATCTTTTCATCATCCATAGCCATCAGAACGCGTCGCGTCATAGTTGCAACAAAGATGGCCTTCGCTCGCAAGTCGAGACCATTGATGGGTACATGAGCAAGAACAATGGTCGCCAACGCCTCTAAAGCCTCTTCCCAGGCAGGTCTTCTCGGACCAACTACTCGACGATTGATCTTCACGCGAGAACCAATCCACTCGAGCGCTTGTTGCCGGGTGAAGACACCCAACTTCGCTGCATCTTCTAAATTGGAGGAAAAAGCAGATTTATACGCCTCTGTACTTCCAGCAGTCAAGAGAAGGATCTCCTTGTCGGACTGAATTCCGAGAGCTTTCAACGCGATTACGATAGGAACGTCATCATGGATGGAATTGTGGCGGAGATAGATTTTGCCCTTTTTCGTAGTAACATAGGTTTTGGACTTTAGACCTCCATGCGTCGAACTTGTAATGGtttgagaagaaatgcaTGGGGTTCAATAGATCAGGGGACTCACGACGTACAAGATGCTTGAACAACACCTTTTACAGGATCTGCTTCGACAATGATGCGGTTCTTGCTGAGTTGTTCTTGTACCAGAATGACCTTTTCAGTTCCTCTGACCACGAAGTAACCACCAGGATCTAAAGGACATTCTATCATGCGAGCCAGTTCTTCCTCTGATCGACCTGCGAGGACACACTTGTTGCTTCGCAACATGATGGGTAGACGACCAATATTCACGTTCCTTTGTATGACTTTTTTGCCTCGGGTATAGTGTATTGTGACTATGACTGGTGCGCTGTATGTGGTATCGCGAAGTCTACATTCATTCGGGGTAACCTTCTTGTCGACTGCTTCCAATTCGTTTCGATCAGGAAACCCGACGTTAATGTCAGTGTACTTGAGCCAAAAACGAGGATCGACGTCTGAGGTGACTTTATTGTTGGCTTTGACTATGTTCTTGATGTCAACGTCGACAAAATAGTTGAAGGAGTCAATGTGTTGTTTGACTAGACCCTTTACTTTGAGGAATGCAGGTAACAAAAGCCATTTAT is a genomic window containing:
- the RPC2 gene encoding DNA-directed RNA polymerase III subunit → MGTREGNEDWDRMDVNWRGLGVTDPIKTVEDKWLLLPAFLKVKGLVKQHIDSFNYFVDVDIKNIVKANNKVTSDVDPRFWLKYTDINVGFPDRNELEAVDKKVTPNECRLRDTTYSAPVIVTIHYTRGKKVIQRNVNIGRLPIMLRSNKCVLAGRSEEELARMIECPLDPGGYFVVRGTEKVILVQEQLSKNRIIVEADPVKGVVQASCTSSTHGGLKSKTYVTTKKGKIYLRHNSIHDDVPIVIALKALGIQSDKEILLLTAGSTEAYKSAFSSNLEDAAKLGVFTRQQALEWIGSRVKINRRVVGPRRPAWEEALEALATIVLAHVPINGLDLRAKAIFVATMTRRVLMAMDDEKMVDDRDYVGNKRLELAGQLLALLFEDLFKTYNSNLKSAIDKVLKKPSRTSEFDAYNTMQFMGDHITSGFVRAIATGNWALKRFRMERAGVTHVLSRLSFISALGMMTRISSQFEKTRKVSGPRALQPSQWGMLCPSDTPEGEACGLVKNLALMTHITTDVDEGPIIKLAYMLGVEDIASATGTEIYGPHTFVVNVNGNIIGLTRYPSRFVAQFRKLRRARRFSEFVSVYINHHHKSVHIASDGGRICRPMIIVENIRPRVTSEHISELKKGKLVFDDFLRLGLVEYLDVNEENDTYIALYESNIVPGTTHLEIEPFTLLGAVAGLIPYPHHNQSPRNTYQCAMGKQAIGAIGYNQFNRIDTLLYLSVYPQQPMVKTKTIELVGYDRLPAGQNATVAVMSFSGYDIEDALILNKASLDRGYGRCQVLRKNTTLIRKYPNGTFDRLADAPLDENGRIAKKYDIVQPDGLAGVNERVDPGDVYVNKQSPVNANDNTFTGQATSPSVPYKNTPMTYKSPVAGIIDKVMISETENDQTLIKVLIRQTRRPELGDKFSSRHGQKGVCGLIVNQEDMPFNDQGIVPDTIMNPHGFPSRMTVGKMIELLAGKAGVLCGKLQYGTAFGGSKVEDMSRLLIEHGFSYSGKDMLTSGITGEPLEAYVYFGPIYYQKLKHMVMDKMHARARGPRATLTRQPTEGRSREGGLRLGEMERDCLIGYGATQLLLERLMLSSDKFEVNACQECGLLGYNGWCTFCKSSKKVAKLTIPYAAKLLFQELMAMNVVPRLVLDDA